The Hypanus sabinus isolate sHypSab1 unplaced genomic scaffold, sHypSab1.hap1 scaffold_1229, whole genome shotgun sequence genome contains a region encoding:
- the LOC132386620 gene encoding NACHT, LRR and PYD domains-containing protein 3-like has translation MDTDLNSAISAFLSNCDDHQLFRLTRFYKERLEQAIEEGVEGVSFMLMRENHFTGQEYHSVTELAKKGNRAGASKLLLDLVMERGSGARKVMWESFVKLHHHLPKLSRILNEIRERGDGQFAYMDTERDFSEVPKHLKDVQQKHKETLRTETEKLRVNTILMREKVKVFQLVDRYAELTVISTVRDRRLVEHELLARGRDHEEWREKDLRGKLEKIRTDQLFKKSFVQKLQRYFFGNKSGMSAAVAGVPGIGKTTMVQKIVYDWATGKIYQQFQFVFSFKFRDLNTINCRINLKELILHHYPYFGNILGEIWKQTEGLLFIFDGLDEFKDKINFVDGRRDTESQCTDPEFKCKVSDIVYSLIQGKLLPGCSVLVTTRPTALHLLEKADISVWAEILGFVGEERKEYFIRYFEDQTEAEAVFKHVKENEILYTMSYNPSYCWILALVLGPFFTQRVRDPQRVPKTITQLYSYYIYNILKNHGREIENPRDVLLRVGQMAFRGVSEKKIVFTGGDLINYNLQPSQFLSGFLMELLEREDSAQSVVYTFPHLTIQEFVAAVAQFLIPDGRDIMKLLTEAHCVRDGRFEVFLRFVAGLSSPMTARGLVEFLGPFPHETTCRVIDWVKEEVKRRSGNTRSEAGKRSLLNTLHYLFESQNRGLAQAALGSVERISLSGMTLTPIDCAVLSHVIGLCDTIKQLDLENCHIQYEGIQRLGPGLHKCQELRLGHNDLGDSGVKLVSAALRNPECKIQTLW, from the exons ATGGACACAG ATCTGAACTCCGCCATCTCCGCCTTCCTGTCAAATTGTGACGATCACCAACTGTTTCGGTTGACGAGATTCTACAAGGAGCGACTGGAGCAGGCGAttgaggagggtgtggagggagtcagCTTCATGCTAATGAGGGAGAATCACTTCACTGGGCAGGAGTATCAC agcgTGACTGAGCTCGCGAAGAAGGGAAACCGAGCGGGCGCTTCCAAACTCCTCCTGGATCTGGTGATGGAGAGAGGCTCCGGGGCCCGGAaggtgatgtgggaatcctttgtgaaaCTGCACCACCATTTACCGAAGCTGAGCAGAATATTGAATGAAATACGGGAGCGAG GTGACGGCCAGTTCGCCTACATGGACACTGAACGGGATTTCTCTGAAGTGCCCAAACATCTGAAAG atgttcaacagaaacacaaggagactctgcggacaGAGACTGAaaaactgagagtgaacacgatcctgatgagggagaaggtgaaggttttccagctggttgatcgatacgctgagctcacggtcatttctactgttcgagatcggagactggtggaacatgagctgctggcaagaggcagagaccacgaggagtggagagaaaaagatcTCCGTGGTAAGCTGGAAAAAATCCGTACTGATCAGTTATTCAAGAAGAGCTTTGTTCAAAAATTGCAAAGATATTTCTTTGGAAACAAATCAGGGATGTccgcagcagtggccggagtcccagggatcgggaaaacaacaatggtacaaaagattgtttacgactgggccacggggaagatataccaacaattccagtttgtcttcagtttcaaattccgggatttaaacaccattaactgcagaataaacctgaaggaactgattctgCATCATTATccctactttgggaatatcctgggaGAGATCTGGAAACAGACAGAGGGACTGCTGTTCATATTCGACGGATTGGATGAATTCAAGGACAAAATCAACTTTGTTGATGGTCGGAGAGACACAGAATCACAgtgcacagatcctgaattcaagtgcaaggtgtctgacattgtgtatagtttaatccagggcaagctgctcccagggtgttcagtgctggtgaccacccgccccactgcgttacatttattggaaaaggcggatatcagtgtctgggctgaaatcctgggatttgttggtgaggaacggaaggaatatttcatcaggtattttgaagatcagacggagGCAGAAGCagttttcaaacacgtgaaggagaacgagatcctgtacaccatgagctacaacccctcctactgctggatccttgcTCTGgtactgggccccttcttcacacaaagagtcagggacccgcagcgagttcccaagaccatcacccaactgtactcctactatatttacaacatcctgaaaaaccatggccgtgagattgagaacccccgtgatgtgttactcagagttggtcagatggccttcagaggagtgtcggagaagaagattgtgtttacaggtggagatttgatcaactacaatctgcagccttcccagtttctgtccgggttcctgatggagcttttggaaagagaggattctgcccagagcgtggtgtacacattcccacacctcaccatccaagagtttgtagctgcagtcgcacaattcctgatcccagatggcagagatatcatgaaactcctcactgaagcccactgCGTGAgggatgggcgatttgaggtatttctccgttttgttgctggtctctcctccccaatgacagctcggggtctggtggagtttctgggtccatttcctcatgaaacaacctgccgggtgattgactgggtgaaggaggaggttaaacgccgaAGTGGAAACACaaggagtgaagctggtaaaaggagcctcctgaacacattgcactatctgtttgagtctcagaatcgtggactggctcaggccgcactgggatctgtggaaaggaTTTCActcagtggaatgacactgaccccgattgactgcgcggtcctgtctcatgtcatcggactctgtgatacaataaaacagctCGACCTGGAGAACTGCCACATTCAGTATGAGGGAAtacagcggctgggacccgggttgcataagtgccaggagttgag acttgggcataatgacctgggagattcaggagtgaaactggtgtctgcggctctgaggaacccggagtgtaaaatacagacactgtggtaa